The following nucleotide sequence is from Candidatus Neomarinimicrobiota bacterium.
AGTGAAATATTTGCCGGTCATTTCGCCGGTCCTAATATCATTCCAGGTGGCACCTATTACGTAGCCGGCGGGATTAACGGTGGGGTATTCATCATGCGCGGACTGATATACCCTAAGATCGGATCTAATGCTACCCAGGTTCACATCAGCTTCACTCATCCGGGCTTTAGTGGCATTATTGCTATAAATCGGTACGGCGATAGCGGCCAGGGTGCCGATGATCACAATAACGATCATTAATTCAACCAGCGAGAAACCGGTGATATCATTTCTTATCGTCATGTGGCTCATTTTTTAGCCTCCAGGAGGTTTAACGAACTCTAGAAAAGTGTCGAAGTCAGCGACTATGAAGACTTCCTTAGGATTGGATAGATTTCTTTGCCCACTTATTGATTCTCCAGCGACCGATCTGTTTGGGCCAATCATAGTGAGAACGCTCACCAAACCCATGAGTCCACTGGTAGTAGTCATTATTTTCAGTATCCAGGAAATCAAAATTATTGCTCATGGAAACGATACGTCCAACGATGGGACCTGAAACAGTACCGTTCCGCAGGAAGATTGTCTGTTTACAATAAATGGCACCTAAAATAGTTTCGTTACCTGCGGGGCTATAGAGATCAAAGCTTTGCCATGGGTGGGTGAAGACCAGTGCAGGCAGAGCACCGGTTGAATCTGCTGGTGGTGCGGTTATGTAGTTATCGCCTTTAAAAAAGACCATAAAGCCGGTGAAAACCAAGGTGCTGTTATTTAGTGTAATATCTTCAATTGCAATGAAGTTGCCAGTAAATATGTGGATTCCCTCTGTAGTGAGGTCAGCAGCATCGAATGTTTTCCAGTTATCAGTATGGATCTCTACAGCATTATCATTAAAGTAGTCCATATCAACCTGGGGTAAGAATCCAAAGCCACCACGAGCCCTGTGTTCATCACTTAGTCCGTCGTTGTTACCATCTAGATCGATACTCTCCTCGGCAGCAATACCTCGATCAAAATGAGTATCTTCGGAAAGATCCAATAATATTTCGGATTCCATTTGAAACCTATCAACATTCACTGATAAGACCTGGGTAGTGGAATCCCAAATTGCTGTTACACCATCCGAAGAAAAATTCACCAGGGAGTCAACACCCGAATTGATCTTCCATAGAGCCTTATTAATAGAAGATTCAACAGTATATTGCAATTTAATATTATTGACAGTTTCCATTGAAGTAGAACTGGATAAATAGGAGATATTCAGAACGGCAACACCGGTGAATGAGAATACTACAAAAACCATAATGACTGCAACTAACATGATAGATCTTCTAACTCTGCAACCACAATTGTATCAACTGTTTGCATTGTGTTTGGGCTAATTGTGATTTTAACATTCATACTGCAGCATATATTTCAATATACGTGCCAATGAAATAGGAAATTTATAAAACAATAAAATACAATATGTTATACTGTTCCATAAATAAGACAGTGCCTGAAATAGAAGCATTCCGTAAATTTTATATTACATATGCGATTGCATGGGTAGTATATATAAGACAGGTATTGATTATTGGTTGATACGAATATTTATATTACGCAGCTAAGATAAATATATATAAGTAGATAGCGGAAATTATTCTACATTGTAAAAGAACCTCATTGCTGTGAGGTTCTTTTACTTGATCAAATGTGGTATTCTGGTATTATTAGGTTTGCAGCTGTTTCTTGATCCACTTCTGAATTCTCCAGCGACCGATCTGCTTAGGCCAATCATAATGATGACGATGACCAAATCCACGAGTCCACTGGAAGTAATCGTTATTTTCGGTGTCAAGAAAATCAAAGTTTTCACTCATGGAGACAATCCGTCCAACGATGGGACCTGAAAAGTTACCATTTTGAAGATAGATGGTGTTTTTGCAGTAGATAGCACCAAGGATTGTCTCATTCCCATAAGGGCTGACTAGATTCAGAGTTTGCCAAGGGTGAGTGAGTACCAGAGCAGGTAAAGCTCCAGTTGAATCTGCTGGAGGAGCAGTGAAATGATTCTCGTCCCAGATCCTGATATGGTGCCCTGTCAATACAATGGTTCCGGAGTTAAGGATAACATCTTCCAGCGTTACATAATTACCTTCAAAAATATGA
It contains:
- a CDS encoding prepilin-type N-terminal cleavage/methylation domain-containing protein, with amino-acid sequence MSHMTIRNDITGFSLVELMIVIVIIGTLAAIAVPIYSNNATKARMSEADVNLGSIRSDLRVYQSAHDEYPTVNPAGYVIGATWNDIRTGEMTGKYFTDSSYTYHCTDGYAFTISCAPGSELLSPRTLNQSGVLAGGL